GACGGGGCGATCGCACAATGGATGCTGACGCAGCGGGAGTATGATCTGCTGATTCTGGATTGGCTGTTGCCCCAGGTGAGTGGACTAAAGCTGTGCCAGCAGTATCGCAATCTGGGCAAAACTGCGCCTGTCCTCATGCTAACTGCGAAAGATGCCATTGCCGATCGCATTAGTGGCTTGGATGCAGGGGCAGACGATTATCTGGTCAAACCTGCCGATGTGTTTGAACTCCTGGCGCGGGTACGGGCACTGGGACGACGATCGCCCCTCTGGACAGGGGATACCCTTCACTTGAAGACCTGACG
This genomic interval from Leptolyngbya ohadii IS1 contains the following:
- a CDS encoding response regulator transcription factor, with protein sequence MWTGVQDGAIAQWMLTQREYDLLILDWLLPQVSGLKLCQQYRNLGKTAPVLMLTAKDAIADRISGLDAGADDYLVKPADVFELLARVRALGRRSPLWTGDTLHLKT